Proteins found in one Corynebacterium sanguinis genomic segment:
- a CDS encoding GNAT family N-acetyltransferase — protein sequence MTSTPNPREAVTMHNRFISLEALSAAHAADLRAAVGDLGTTWYVDHVPAPDGVDAQIEFLTGSDNYVPWAVLRDGHAIGVTCFYNIDQRNRHCELGYTWISRDAQGGLVNPALKLLVLTRVFEELGFMRAEFRCHSMNIQSRRSLEKLGAKHEGTLRRHRVMNNGTVRDSCIYSILDYEWPAVKCGLEARLSRG from the coding sequence ATGACCTCGACACCGAACCCGCGCGAGGCGGTGACCATGCACAACCGCTTCATCAGCTTGGAAGCGCTCTCTGCCGCCCACGCCGCAGACCTGCGCGCCGCCGTGGGGGACTTGGGCACAACCTGGTACGTCGATCACGTCCCTGCGCCCGACGGGGTGGATGCGCAGATCGAGTTCCTTACCGGCAGCGACAACTACGTGCCGTGGGCAGTGCTTCGCGACGGCCACGCCATCGGCGTGACCTGCTTCTACAACATCGACCAGCGCAACCGGCACTGCGAGCTCGGCTACACCTGGATCTCCCGGGACGCGCAGGGCGGCTTGGTCAACCCCGCGCTCAAGCTGCTGGTTCTCACCCGCGTCTTTGAAGAGCTCGGTTTCATGCGCGCGGAGTTTCGCTGCCACTCGATGAACATCCAGTCGCGGCGCTCGCTGGAAAAGCTCGGAGCCAAGCACGAGGGCACTTTGCGACGCCACCGAGTAATGAACAACGGCACCGTGCGCGACTCGTGCATCTACTCCATCCTCGACTACGAGTGGCCAGCGGTGAAGTGCGGGCTGGAGGCGCGGCTGTCGCGGGGGTGA
- a CDS encoding bile acid:sodium symporter family protein: MDSSQDLRADRSVYIAALGFPLLVIAGGALGYFAPTVIEPISGWTTWLLGIVMFGMGLTLRPVDFTLVARRPLPVLIGVIAQFVIMPALAVAVTFLLGLPKEIAAGVILVGCAPGGTSSNVVSYLARGDVALSVTMTSVSTLLAPLITPVLTLWLAGQYMPVSASSMALSILKMVFVPVVLGLVLRTVAPKVVEAILPVLPWISVVAISTIVAIVVFGSRDKIVEAGLIVLAAVVIHNMAGLVLGYLTGKLTRQPEPVSRTMAIEVGMQNSGLAATLAATYLSPLAALPGAVFSVWHNLSGAIAVLIARRADERAARKL, translated from the coding sequence ATGGACAGCTCACAGGATCTCCGCGCCGATCGCTCCGTCTACATCGCTGCGCTCGGCTTCCCGCTGCTCGTCATCGCGGGCGGCGCGCTCGGCTACTTCGCCCCGACGGTGATCGAGCCGATCTCTGGGTGGACAACCTGGCTGCTCGGCATCGTCATGTTCGGCATGGGCCTGACCCTGCGCCCGGTTGACTTCACCCTCGTCGCGCGCCGCCCCTTGCCCGTGCTGATCGGCGTAATCGCGCAGTTCGTCATCATGCCCGCGCTCGCGGTGGCTGTGACCTTCCTGCTCGGCCTGCCGAAGGAGATCGCGGCGGGCGTGATTCTGGTCGGCTGTGCGCCCGGCGGCACCTCATCGAACGTCGTTAGCTATCTTGCGCGTGGCGACGTCGCCCTGTCCGTTACCATGACCTCGGTGTCGACGCTGCTGGCCCCGCTGATCACCCCCGTGCTGACCCTGTGGCTGGCCGGGCAGTACATGCCGGTCAGCGCCTCATCGATGGCGCTGTCCATTCTGAAGATGGTGTTCGTGCCCGTCGTTCTGGGCTTGGTGCTGCGGACCGTGGCTCCGAAGGTGGTGGAGGCGATCCTGCCGGTGCTGCCGTGGATCTCCGTCGTTGCAATTTCGACGATTGTGGCGATCGTGGTCTTCGGCTCCCGCGACAAGATCGTCGAGGCGGGCCTGATCGTGCTCGCGGCCGTGGTGATTCACAATATGGCCGGGCTGGTGCTGGGCTACCTTACCGGCAAGCTCACCCGCCAACCCGAACCCGTCAGCCGCACCATGGCCATCGAGGTGGGGATGCAGAACTCCGGTCTCGCCGCCACCTTGGCCGCGACTTACCTCAGCCCGCTCGCGGCGCTGCCCGGGGCGGTGTTCTCGGTGTGGCACAACCTTTCCGGCGCCATCGCCGTGCTCATCGCACGCCGCGCGGACGAGCGCGCCGCACGTAAACTTTAA